Proteins encoded together in one Prunus dulcis chromosome 3, ALMONDv2, whole genome shotgun sequence window:
- the LOC117621316 gene encoding probable LRR receptor-like serine/threonine-protein kinase At1g07650 isoform X2, whose product MGTDDFSFPKLLLAYLICSTTFLFFATFGQSATATAKLHSQEVNALKEIGKKLGKKDWDFRKDPCTGEGNWNVSIEGRRKGFESSVACNCTFNHNSSCHIISIALKAQNLSGTVPPEFSKLQHLKDLSIEGNHFSGPIPPEIGKLIKLEKLIVSSNAFTGELPLALAKLTNLSDMRICDNNFSGKIPDFIGNWTRISKLHIQGSSLEGPIPSSISGLTSLTDLRITDLRGTESPFPSLSNLESLKTLILRNCLIYGVIPAFIADMKRLKNLDLSYNELTGEIPASFVQLAKVDFTYLTGNQLTGTVPGWVPGRNNIVDLSYNNFTWESSGPNECPRGSVNLVESYSSSADKSSRIQPCLERNFPCHVSKNQRKYSLHINCGGKEVNIGGNRYEADREQRGASMYYMGQNWALSSTGNFMDNDIDSDIYIETNKSALSKNVSVLDSELYMTARGSPISLTYYGLCLINGDYTVKLHFAEIVFTNDRTFNSLGKRIFDVYIQDKLVLKDFNIESEAGGAGKTIVKNFTAVVSSNTLKIHFYWAGKGTTGIPDRGFYGPLISAISVDPNFEPPSVLGNKNHVVIAVGTVAAALLLLLLVLGILRRKGCLGGKISADKELRDLDLQTGLYTLRQIKAATKNFDAANKLGEGGFGSVYKGLLSDGTVIAVKQLSSKSKQGNREFVNEIGMISALQHPNLVKLYGCCVEGNQMLLIYEYMENNCVSRALFGSDPVCRLKLDWPTRKKICIGIARGLAYLHEESILKIVHRDIKTSNVLLDKDFNAKISDFGLAKLNEDDNTHISTRIAGTVGYMAPEYAMRGYLTDKADVYSFGVVALEIVSGKSNTNYRPKEEFVYLLDWAYVLQERGSLLELVDPALGSEYSSEETMLMLNVALMCTNASPTLRPTMPQVVSMLEGRTEVQDLLSDPGFSAINSKVRAIRNHFWQNPSCTQSMSTNGPRTDTSGNSYIETEENGRLLGVSSVTSVKSEE is encoded by the exons ATGGGAACTgatgatttttcatttccaAAGTTGCTTCTTGCATACCTCATATGCTCCACtacatttttgttctttgcaACTTTTGGACAGTCAGCCACAGCCACAGCCAAGCTTCACAGTCAGGAAG TGAATGCATTGAAAGAGATAGGGAAAAAGCTGGGGAAGAAAGACTGGGATTTTAGGAAAGATCCATGTACAGGAGAAGGGAATTGGAATGTGTCGATTGAAGGGAGGAGGAAAGGCTTTGAGAGCTCTGTCGCATGTAACTGCACCTTCAACCACAATTCCTCTTGCCACATCATCAGCAT AGCTCTAAAGGCCCAGAATCTATCAGGTACTGTGCCACCAGAATTTTCTAAGCTTCAGCACCTGAAAGACTT GAGCATTGAAGGAAACCACTTTTCGGGACCCATTCCACCGGAAATTGGGAAGTTGATCAAGTTAGAAAAGCT cATTGTATCTTCAAATGCCTTCACTGGAGAATTGCCATTAGCACTAGCAAAGTTGACCAACTTGTCTGATAT GAGGATATGTGACAATAACTTCTCTGGAAAGATACCTGATTTCATCGGAAATTGGACACgaatttcaaaatt GCATATCCAGGGTAGCTCTCTTGAGGGGCCTATACCTTCTAGCATATCAGGCTTAACAAGTTTAACTGATCT GAGGATAACCGACTTGAGAGGTACAGAGTCTCCTTTCCCATCGTTGAGCAATTTGGAATCCTTGAAAACACT GATACTGAGGAATTGCTTGATATACGGAGTGATCCCAGCTTTTATTGCGGATATGAAAAGATTGAAAAACCT AGACCTCAGCTACAATGAGCTGACCGGTGAAATACCGGCATCTTTTGTCCAACTAGCAAAAGTTGACTTCAC GTATTTGACAGGAAACCAGCTTACTGGAACTGTACCTGGATGGGTCCCAGGAAGAAACAATATTGT GGATTTATCGTACAACAACTTCACTTGGGAAAGCTCAGGTCCTAATGAATGTCCTAGAGGGAGTGT AAACTTAGTAGAGAGTTACTCCTCGTCAGCTGATAAATC AAGTAGAATCCAACCATGCCTGGAAAGAAATTTTCCATGTCATGTTTCAAAAAATCAAC GTAAATATTCCTTGCATATCAACTGTGGTGGAAAGGAAGTAAATATTGGTGGAAACAGGTATGAAGCTGATAGAGAACAAAGAGGTGCTTCCATGTATTACATGGGTCAGAACTGGGCTCTCAGCAGCACAGGGAACTTCATGGACAATGATATTGATTCAGATATCTACATTGAAACCAACAAGTCTGCACTTTCAAAAAATGTCTCTGTGCTCGATTCAGAACTGTACATGACTGCACGTGGATCTCCCATCTCTCTCACATACTATGGACTCTGTCTCATAAATGGAGACTACACTGTCAAACTCCACTTTGCTGAGATTGTTTTTACTAATGATAGAACATTTAACAGCCTTGGGAAGCGTATATTTGATGTCTACATCCAG GATAAGCTGGTGCTGAAAGATTTCAATATAGAAAGTGAAGCTGGTGGTGCAGGCAAGACCATTGTAAAGAATTTCACTGCAGTTGTTTCGAGTAATACATTAAAGATCCATTTTTACTGGGCTGGAAAAGGGACAACAGGCATCCCAGACAGAGGATTTTATGGCCCTCTCATATCTGCTATATCAGTAGATCCTA ACTTCGAACCTCCCTCAGTTTTGGGCAACAAGAATCACGTCGTTATAGCAGTTGGGACAGTGGCTGCAGCACTACTTCTTCTGCTTCTGGTCTTAGGCATCTTGAGGAGAAAGGGTTGTTTGGGAGGAAAGATCTCTGCAGATAAAG AGCTCAGAGATTTAGATCTTCAAACAGGATTATATACTTTAAGACAGATAAAGGCTGCAACGAAAAACTTTGATGCAGCAAACAAACTTGGGGAGGGCGGCTTTGGTTCAGTCTACAAg GGTCTGTTATCAGATGGCACAGTAATTGCAGTGAAGCAGCTCTCTTCGAAATCAAAGCAAGGAAATCGCGAATTCGTGAATGAAATAGGCATGATTTCTGCCCTGCAACATCCGAACCTTGTGAAGCTGTATGGATGTTGTGTTGAAGGGAACCAGATGCTTTTAATTTATGAGTACATGGAAAATAACTGTGTATCACGTGCTCTTTTTG GAAGCGACCCCGTTTGCAGATTGAAACTGGACTGGCCTACCAGGAAGAAGATTTGCATAGGTATTGCCAGAGGTTTGGCCTATCTCCATGAAGAGTCGATACTAAAGATAGTGCATCGCGATATCAAGACAAGCAATGTGCTGCTTGACAAGGACTTTAATGCtaaaatttctgattttggcTTGGCAAAGCTTAATGAAGATGACAACACCCACATCAGCACGCGGATCGCTGGAACTGT TGGTTATATGGCTCCTGAGTATGCAATGCGTGGTTACTTAACCGACAAAGCAGATGTTTATAGCTTTGGAGTCGTCGCATTGGAAATCGTTAGCGGAAAGAGCAACACAAACTACAGGCCAAAGGAGGAGTTTGTCTACCTTCTTGACTGG GCTTATGTGTTGCAAGAGAGAGGAAGTCTATTGGAGTTGGTTGATCCAGCCTTGGGTTCAGAATATTCATCAGAGGAGACAATGCTGATGCTAAATGTTGCTCTCATGTGCACCAATGCATCTCCCACTCTCAGGCCTACAATGCCCCAAGTAGTGAGCATGCTTGAAGGCAGAACAGAAGTTCAAGACCTGCTTTCTGATCCCGGCTTTTCTGCCATCAATTCCAAAGTCAGGGCCATTAGAAATCACTTTTGGCAAAATCCAAGTTGTACACAAAGCATGTCAACCAACGGTCCGAGAACTGATACCTCTGGTAATTCATACATTGAAACAGAAGAGAATGGCCGTCTTTTAGGAGTTAGTTCTGTAACTTCAGTTAAATCTGAAGAATAA
- the LOC117621316 gene encoding probable LRR receptor-like serine/threonine-protein kinase At1g07650 isoform X1, producing the protein MGTDDFSFPKLLLAYLICSTTFLFFATFGQSATATAKLHSQEVNALKEIGKKLGKKDWDFRKDPCTGEGNWNVSIEGRRKGFESSVACNCTFNHNSSCHIISIALKAQNLSGTVPPEFSKLQHLKDLDLSRNYLNGSIPSQWGTMRLVTLSLMGNRLSGPFPKVLTNITTLRNLSIEGNHFSGPIPPEIGKLIKLEKLIVSSNAFTGELPLALAKLTNLSDMRICDNNFSGKIPDFIGNWTRISKLHIQGSSLEGPIPSSISGLTSLTDLRITDLRGTESPFPSLSNLESLKTLILRNCLIYGVIPAFIADMKRLKNLDLSYNELTGEIPASFVQLAKVDFTYLTGNQLTGTVPGWVPGRNNIVDLSYNNFTWESSGPNECPRGSVNLVESYSSSADKSSRIQPCLERNFPCHVSKNQRKYSLHINCGGKEVNIGGNRYEADREQRGASMYYMGQNWALSSTGNFMDNDIDSDIYIETNKSALSKNVSVLDSELYMTARGSPISLTYYGLCLINGDYTVKLHFAEIVFTNDRTFNSLGKRIFDVYIQDKLVLKDFNIESEAGGAGKTIVKNFTAVVSSNTLKIHFYWAGKGTTGIPDRGFYGPLISAISVDPNFEPPSVLGNKNHVVIAVGTVAAALLLLLLVLGILRRKGCLGGKISADKELRDLDLQTGLYTLRQIKAATKNFDAANKLGEGGFGSVYKGLLSDGTVIAVKQLSSKSKQGNREFVNEIGMISALQHPNLVKLYGCCVEGNQMLLIYEYMENNCVSRALFGSDPVCRLKLDWPTRKKICIGIARGLAYLHEESILKIVHRDIKTSNVLLDKDFNAKISDFGLAKLNEDDNTHISTRIAGTVGYMAPEYAMRGYLTDKADVYSFGVVALEIVSGKSNTNYRPKEEFVYLLDWAYVLQERGSLLELVDPALGSEYSSEETMLMLNVALMCTNASPTLRPTMPQVVSMLEGRTEVQDLLSDPGFSAINSKVRAIRNHFWQNPSCTQSMSTNGPRTDTSGNSYIETEENGRLLGVSSVTSVKSEE; encoded by the exons ATGGGAACTgatgatttttcatttccaAAGTTGCTTCTTGCATACCTCATATGCTCCACtacatttttgttctttgcaACTTTTGGACAGTCAGCCACAGCCACAGCCAAGCTTCACAGTCAGGAAG TGAATGCATTGAAAGAGATAGGGAAAAAGCTGGGGAAGAAAGACTGGGATTTTAGGAAAGATCCATGTACAGGAGAAGGGAATTGGAATGTGTCGATTGAAGGGAGGAGGAAAGGCTTTGAGAGCTCTGTCGCATGTAACTGCACCTTCAACCACAATTCCTCTTGCCACATCATCAGCAT AGCTCTAAAGGCCCAGAATCTATCAGGTACTGTGCCACCAGAATTTTCTAAGCTTCAGCACCTGAAAGACTT AGACCTGAGTCGAAATTACCTCAATGGTTCTATACCTTCCCAATGGGGTACTATGCGCTTGGTTACGCT CTCCCTTATGGGAAACAGATTGTCCGGTCCATTTCCAAAAGTTCTCACCAATATCACCACTCTCAGAAACTT GAGCATTGAAGGAAACCACTTTTCGGGACCCATTCCACCGGAAATTGGGAAGTTGATCAAGTTAGAAAAGCT cATTGTATCTTCAAATGCCTTCACTGGAGAATTGCCATTAGCACTAGCAAAGTTGACCAACTTGTCTGATAT GAGGATATGTGACAATAACTTCTCTGGAAAGATACCTGATTTCATCGGAAATTGGACACgaatttcaaaatt GCATATCCAGGGTAGCTCTCTTGAGGGGCCTATACCTTCTAGCATATCAGGCTTAACAAGTTTAACTGATCT GAGGATAACCGACTTGAGAGGTACAGAGTCTCCTTTCCCATCGTTGAGCAATTTGGAATCCTTGAAAACACT GATACTGAGGAATTGCTTGATATACGGAGTGATCCCAGCTTTTATTGCGGATATGAAAAGATTGAAAAACCT AGACCTCAGCTACAATGAGCTGACCGGTGAAATACCGGCATCTTTTGTCCAACTAGCAAAAGTTGACTTCAC GTATTTGACAGGAAACCAGCTTACTGGAACTGTACCTGGATGGGTCCCAGGAAGAAACAATATTGT GGATTTATCGTACAACAACTTCACTTGGGAAAGCTCAGGTCCTAATGAATGTCCTAGAGGGAGTGT AAACTTAGTAGAGAGTTACTCCTCGTCAGCTGATAAATC AAGTAGAATCCAACCATGCCTGGAAAGAAATTTTCCATGTCATGTTTCAAAAAATCAAC GTAAATATTCCTTGCATATCAACTGTGGTGGAAAGGAAGTAAATATTGGTGGAAACAGGTATGAAGCTGATAGAGAACAAAGAGGTGCTTCCATGTATTACATGGGTCAGAACTGGGCTCTCAGCAGCACAGGGAACTTCATGGACAATGATATTGATTCAGATATCTACATTGAAACCAACAAGTCTGCACTTTCAAAAAATGTCTCTGTGCTCGATTCAGAACTGTACATGACTGCACGTGGATCTCCCATCTCTCTCACATACTATGGACTCTGTCTCATAAATGGAGACTACACTGTCAAACTCCACTTTGCTGAGATTGTTTTTACTAATGATAGAACATTTAACAGCCTTGGGAAGCGTATATTTGATGTCTACATCCAG GATAAGCTGGTGCTGAAAGATTTCAATATAGAAAGTGAAGCTGGTGGTGCAGGCAAGACCATTGTAAAGAATTTCACTGCAGTTGTTTCGAGTAATACATTAAAGATCCATTTTTACTGGGCTGGAAAAGGGACAACAGGCATCCCAGACAGAGGATTTTATGGCCCTCTCATATCTGCTATATCAGTAGATCCTA ACTTCGAACCTCCCTCAGTTTTGGGCAACAAGAATCACGTCGTTATAGCAGTTGGGACAGTGGCTGCAGCACTACTTCTTCTGCTTCTGGTCTTAGGCATCTTGAGGAGAAAGGGTTGTTTGGGAGGAAAGATCTCTGCAGATAAAG AGCTCAGAGATTTAGATCTTCAAACAGGATTATATACTTTAAGACAGATAAAGGCTGCAACGAAAAACTTTGATGCAGCAAACAAACTTGGGGAGGGCGGCTTTGGTTCAGTCTACAAg GGTCTGTTATCAGATGGCACAGTAATTGCAGTGAAGCAGCTCTCTTCGAAATCAAAGCAAGGAAATCGCGAATTCGTGAATGAAATAGGCATGATTTCTGCCCTGCAACATCCGAACCTTGTGAAGCTGTATGGATGTTGTGTTGAAGGGAACCAGATGCTTTTAATTTATGAGTACATGGAAAATAACTGTGTATCACGTGCTCTTTTTG GAAGCGACCCCGTTTGCAGATTGAAACTGGACTGGCCTACCAGGAAGAAGATTTGCATAGGTATTGCCAGAGGTTTGGCCTATCTCCATGAAGAGTCGATACTAAAGATAGTGCATCGCGATATCAAGACAAGCAATGTGCTGCTTGACAAGGACTTTAATGCtaaaatttctgattttggcTTGGCAAAGCTTAATGAAGATGACAACACCCACATCAGCACGCGGATCGCTGGAACTGT TGGTTATATGGCTCCTGAGTATGCAATGCGTGGTTACTTAACCGACAAAGCAGATGTTTATAGCTTTGGAGTCGTCGCATTGGAAATCGTTAGCGGAAAGAGCAACACAAACTACAGGCCAAAGGAGGAGTTTGTCTACCTTCTTGACTGG GCTTATGTGTTGCAAGAGAGAGGAAGTCTATTGGAGTTGGTTGATCCAGCCTTGGGTTCAGAATATTCATCAGAGGAGACAATGCTGATGCTAAATGTTGCTCTCATGTGCACCAATGCATCTCCCACTCTCAGGCCTACAATGCCCCAAGTAGTGAGCATGCTTGAAGGCAGAACAGAAGTTCAAGACCTGCTTTCTGATCCCGGCTTTTCTGCCATCAATTCCAAAGTCAGGGCCATTAGAAATCACTTTTGGCAAAATCCAAGTTGTACACAAAGCATGTCAACCAACGGTCCGAGAACTGATACCTCTGGTAATTCATACATTGAAACAGAAGAGAATGGCCGTCTTTTAGGAGTTAGTTCTGTAACTTCAGTTAAATCTGAAGAATAA